In Paenibacillus hexagrammi, the following are encoded in one genomic region:
- a CDS encoding VOC family protein, whose product MANNKLLRMDNVGIVVESLDDAISFFEEIGLKLEGRATVEGEWAGRVTGLGSQSVEIAMMVTPDGHSRLELSRFLNPPTISDHRMAPVNALGYLRVMFTVENIDELVARLTKFGAQLVGEVVQYGDSYRLCYIRGNEGLLIGLAEQLGSK is encoded by the coding sequence ATGGCCAATAACAAATTACTGAGAATGGACAATGTTGGGATCGTTGTAGAATCCCTTGATGACGCAATATCTTTCTTCGAAGAGATTGGCTTGAAGCTCGAAGGACGAGCTACTGTTGAAGGCGAATGGGCTGGTCGAGTAACCGGGCTGGGTTCACAGAGTGTAGAAATTGCTATGATGGTTACCCCAGATGGCCACAGCCGACTTGAACTTTCGCGATTTCTCAACCCACCTACTATATCCGATCACCGAATGGCTCCTGTAAATGCCCTCGGATATCTACGCGTCATGTTCACGGTTGAAAACATTGACGAATTGGTAGCCAGACTTACTAAGTTTGGCGCTCAGCTCGTTGGAGAAGTAGTTCAGTACGGGGACTCGTATCGACTCTGCTACATTCGTGGAAATGAAGGACTTTTAATCGGTTTGGCGGAACAACTCGGCAGTAAATAA